The following proteins come from a genomic window of Iamia sp. SCSIO 61187:
- a CDS encoding FAD-dependent oxidoreductase — protein MRTVSTDVLVIGSGAGGATIACRLAEAGRSVTVVEEGPWVDPDAHEPFSLGEMAAQFRHRGGAAALGTPPIAYAEGRCVGGSTEVNSGLWHRLPPTLTEDWRTLYRIDEFTPEALDRYAEGVEADVGVATVPGAPPRSSGLIEEGAAKVGWRSTEFPRAFRYDERGRGTKQTMARTLLPRAVAAGAEILPDTRVQRLVGSAPRVTGARARQTRPDGTVEDLLIRAEEVFVCGGAIQTPTLLQRSGVRRRIGRGLKLHPTIKVAARFPFTVDHGDVPMHRITDFSPHLTIGGSASRRGHVAMALAESGEPVAEAMEDWESISVYYAAIRSEGSGLVLALPGLTAPLVTYRLTPGDMSRLTRGLLHLGELLLAAGATELYPSVVGGGVAREPADLARWWDAVTPATANLMTIHMTSSVRMGEDRTRTGTDSFGRVHGFTNLHVADASLLPDAPGVNPQAGIMAIAARNAAHFLSR, from the coding sequence GTGAGGACGGTCTCGACCGACGTCCTCGTCATCGGCTCCGGGGCCGGTGGCGCGACCATCGCCTGCCGGCTGGCCGAGGCGGGCCGGTCCGTGACCGTGGTCGAGGAGGGACCCTGGGTCGACCCCGACGCCCACGAGCCCTTCTCCCTCGGCGAGATGGCGGCCCAGTTCCGCCACCGGGGCGGGGCCGCCGCCCTCGGCACCCCCCCCATCGCCTACGCCGAGGGCCGGTGCGTCGGCGGCAGCACCGAGGTCAACAGCGGGCTGTGGCACCGGCTCCCGCCCACCCTCACCGAGGACTGGCGGACGCTCTACCGGATCGACGAGTTCACCCCCGAGGCCCTCGACCGCTACGCCGAGGGCGTCGAGGCCGACGTCGGCGTGGCCACCGTGCCCGGGGCCCCGCCGCGCAGCTCCGGTCTCATCGAGGAGGGGGCGGCCAAGGTCGGCTGGCGCTCCACCGAGTTCCCCCGGGCGTTCCGCTACGACGAGCGGGGCCGGGGCACCAAGCAGACGATGGCCCGGACGCTCCTGCCCCGCGCCGTGGCCGCCGGGGCCGAGATCCTGCCCGACACCCGGGTCCAGCGGCTCGTCGGGTCGGCCCCCCGGGTCACCGGGGCCCGAGCCCGGCAGACCCGACCCGACGGCACCGTGGAGGACCTGCTCATCCGGGCCGAGGAGGTCTTCGTCTGCGGCGGGGCCATCCAGACGCCGACCCTGCTCCAGCGGAGCGGTGTCCGCCGCCGGATCGGGCGGGGCCTCAAGCTCCACCCCACGATCAAGGTCGCGGCCCGGTTCCCGTTCACCGTCGACCACGGCGACGTGCCCATGCACCGGATCACCGACTTCTCCCCCCACCTGACCATCGGTGGCTCGGCCAGCCGGCGGGGTCACGTGGCCATGGCCCTGGCCGAGTCGGGCGAGCCCGTGGCCGAGGCCATGGAGGACTGGGAGAGCATCAGCGTCTACTACGCCGCCATCCGCAGCGAGGGCTCCGGCCTGGTCCTGGCCCTGCCCGGGCTGACGGCGCCGCTGGTGACCTACCGGCTCACGCCGGGCGACATGAGCCGCCTGACCCGGGGGCTCCTGCACCTGGGCGAGCTGCTCCTCGCCGCGGGCGCCACCGAGCTGTACCCGTCGGTCGTCGGCGGCGGCGTCGCCCGCGAGCCGGCCGACCTGGCCCGGTGGTGGGACGCCGTCACCCCGGCGACGGCCAACCTGATGACGATCCACATGACGTCCAGCGTCCGCATGGGCGAGGACCGCACCCGCACCGGCACCGACAGCTTCGGCCGGGTCCACGGGTTCACCAACCTGCACGTCGCCGACGCATCGCTCCTCCCCGACGCCCCCGGCGTCAACCCCCAGGCCGGGATCATGGCCATCGCCGCCCGCAACGCCGCCCACTTCCTGTCCCGGTAG